A genome region from Megalobrama amblycephala isolate DHTTF-2021 linkage group LG16, ASM1881202v1, whole genome shotgun sequence includes the following:
- the LOC125248624 gene encoding gastrula zinc finger protein XlCGF7.1-like isoform X3, with protein sequence MEFIKEEIEDMSVSEPSRIKHEDTEEQIDQKKVTEQRHKLNEVNYHCDFKTPGTNAKKLHTCSQCGRSFTNKGNLNRHMRVHTGEKPYTCTQCGKTFSQAASLNKHLHIHSGERPFNCDQCGKGFNSSSNLNSHLKVHSNEKPYVCSLCGKSFSRLDNFKLHQKVHTGVKDHVCLECGKSFTASCELKRHQRIHTGEKPYTCTQCGKTFSQASALSVHLLRHSGKKTFKCDQCGKDFILSSELRQHLKVHSDERPYVCSLCGRSFTWLKSFKLHQKTHK encoded by the exons atggagtttattaaagaggagattgaAGACATGAGTGTTTCAGAACCAtccagaataaaacatgaagatactgaggaacaaatag acCAGAAGAAAGTGACGGAGCAAAGACACAAACTAAATGAAGTAAATTATCACTGTGACTTCAAAACTCCAGGAACAAATGCCAAAAAACTGCACACCTGCTCACAGTGTGGAAGGAGTTTCACAAATAAAGGAAACCTTAACAgacacatgagagttcacactggagaaaaaccgtatacatgcactcagtgtggaaagacttTTTCTCAAGCAGCAAGTCTGAATAAACATCTGCACATTCACTCTGGAGAAAGACCATTcaactgtgatcagtgtggtaaaGGTTTTAATTCATCATCAAATCTAAACAGTCACCTGAAAGTTCATTCAAATGAGAAGCCTTATGTGTGTTCActatgtggaaagagtttttcacggCTGGACAATTTTAAATTGCACCAGAAAGTACATACGGGTGTAAAAGATCATGTGTGTTTggagtgtgggaagagctttactGCATCCTGTGAACTGAAACGGCACcaaagaattcacactggagaaaaaccgtatacatgcactcagtgtggaaagacttTTTCTCAAGCATCAGCTCTCAGTGTTCATCTGCTCCGTCActctggaaaaaaaacatttaaatgtgatcagtgtggtaaagattttattttgtcATCAGAACTAAGACAACACCTGAAAGTTCATTCAGATGAGAGGCCTTATGTGTGTTCTCTCTGTGGAAGAAGTTTTACATGGCTGAAGAGTTTTAAACTGCACCAGAAAACACATAAGTGA